In the genome of Paramisgurnus dabryanus chromosome 16, PD_genome_1.1, whole genome shotgun sequence, the window ggaacacgcccacattttgggaatttagcttattcactgtatcccccagagttagataagtccatacatacctttctcatctccgcgcctgctgtaactctgtctgacgcagccccacTAGCTTaacttagcacaaagactggaagtgaatggctccagctagcatactgctagCATAATACTTGGTGTTTCAAATCTGTTTACATGACGATAGCGTACTTTTAGGGTTTGGGTAtaatttggtataatataatttcTATAAAATCAAACAGTACTAAAATCATACTCCGCACTGACTCGAAACGCCAAGTATTTAGACTTAGCCTGGGGATCGTAACCTTATGGATCTAAGCCAGAGTCAGAGCCAGAATAACAGGAGGATTCATCCACATAGGTTCAGCAAATAAGATTTTAACATGATGTTTATGAATGTTTAGTTAACTTAGAGATGCCtgatatagtttttttttttttacaatatctGATATGCAAATCATTTTCAACTAATTTTAGCCTGTGCCAGCAAAAACTTTAACTTGTTTCTTTTACCCCAAAGTCTAATAGTTCTCTATTAGACTGGGGAATCTAATAAATAATGATAATTTGTCTACTCATAGGAAGCTGAAAACTGAATTACTGGAAGTCAGAAGAAAGGGTGCCAAGCGTAGCAGTGGGACATACAGTGAACGCAGCTGCGGCCGCTGCCAGGAGTCCATGAGCTTTCTGACCAGCAACAGCAACCAGTGCAGGGCATGCAAGCATTTCGTTTGCCAAAAATGTCAAGCTGTTAGACCCAATGGATCTTGGGTGTGCACGGTGTGTGCCAAAGAGATGTGAGTGTGTACCCCATGATTCCTAGCTCTCCCCTGTTGGGTCTCAAACCATTTAAAAGCACTCCTATTCAGAGGCACATTGAACTGGAAAATGTGGGCCTTGCTTAATGGAAAAGGTTAATGTTTAACTGAACTTTGACTTCACTGTTTCCCCCCTAGCGATCTAAAGATGAGCACTGGAGACTGGTTCTACGATGAGAGAGTTAACCGCTTCTCTAAAGCTCCTGGACACGACTTAGTCCGAGTTTCCCTCAGGAAGAGGCCGGGAGGTAAGTACAGGAAGCCAGATAGTGGAAAGGGTGAGAAAATCTGTCAGGAAAACATAGTTACGTTTTTGGGAAAATTAGAGAGAAATTGGGAGGTAAGAAGTGGATTAATCCtgtgtttaatttaatttctaagGAACTAAATTGATGCTGTCATTGTTTTTAGGTTTAATCATTATACACGGATGTGAAATTTCCCCTCCATATTTTTAAATCTCTTCTAGTTAATAAGCGTGAGACAGCCGGGGAATTGCTGTTAAGCAGAACTGAATTGAAAGCTGTGCCTGTCCCCAAACCTCGAATAAAGGATGTCGCGCTAGCAAGCAAGAGGTGTGTCATCATAGCTGAATCTAACAATTTGTGACCGTGTCTATGAAAACCAGGCTACAGTATATCAGCCATATTAtaccaatatatttgttttagtgtTACTATACTGCATACTTGTTTTTCTTTTAGCTCACCTCGTCTGAAAAACAGGGGACTTGATGTTCACGAGCAACAACGCAGTGACACCGAATCAGCTGAGAAAGCCAGTTTGTGTAGCAACCGCACTGATACTGAATCATCACACAGTACTCCACTGATCCAGAGGTAAGGTTTTAGTCAGAGACACAAGGATCTACGACTACAGATGTAGAAATGTAATGCAAACCTCTGATTTGCATAGAAAAGGGGAAGTGACTGTTAAGGTTAGTCCAGCAGGCTCCACTGTTTCCAGTCTGGCAAACGCTGACAGCCCTGCACACTCCACCTCAGCCAATGAGAcggtttgtttttatctgtcATTCACCATGTTgtgtattttctttttgtgtatCTGCCTCTAttcttttccatgtttaaccaTTCTTTCCCTAAACAAGGCCTCTTTAATTCATCGCATAAGTGTCTGCCCTGACTCTCTACGTGACGTGGATGGGCTTTTCAAGAAAAGTGTCAGAAGAGTACACAAACTGTCAGGTGAAGTCCTATAACAtgaatatttttcatatttatttccataGCCAGAGAACATACCTCTGCTTTTCATCCACACACATTTCAAGTTTATTAAAGTGCATGCACTGTTTCCTTATAGATATTAAGCCAGTCTCCACACTTGATTTGCGTGAAGATGGAACAAGAGGCGCTGTATCCTCAATGGGAGACAGGAGCAAGTCAGTTCCTGGCCTCAATGCTGTGAGTTTATTTCTCTTCGTGTTGTTTAAAATACAAATTGGATGGTGACCGTATTGATTTGACAAACATGTCTCATCAGGATGATGAGGAAGAGGATGAAGACATTGATAATTTGGTGAATATACACAAAAAGAAATTTGGTAATAGTTACGGAAGTCTGCATAGCTCAAAGGTAACCCCCTTAATACTCTTttgtagtaataataataataataatgataataaattaaattaaataagtgAATGAATGAACCAAATAAACTATTTTGCAAATATGCCGGGCTTCACAGATGACTTCGGGCAGTTCAATGAGTGTGTACAGTGAAGCGGGAGACTATGACAGTGTGGAAGTGAGTGGAGAAATTGTCTTCTCTCTCTCCTATAATGATTCAAGTCAGAGTCTGACTATTCTGGTTC includes:
- the sytl4 gene encoding synaptotagmin-like protein 4; this encodes MVQNMEIDVSSLTESEQNLILEVLRRDDELRRLEEFRVKKLKTELLEVRRKGAKRSSGTYSERSCGRCQESMSFLTSNSNQCRACKHFVCQKCQAVRPNGSWVCTVCAKEIDLKMSTGDWFYDERVNRFSKAPGHDLVRVSLRKRPGVNKRETAGELLLSRTELKAVPVPKPRIKDVALASKSSPRLKNRGLDVHEQQRSDTESAEKASLCSNRTDTESSHSTPLIQRKGEVTVKVSPAGSTVSSLANADSPAHSTSANETASLIHRISVCPDSLRDVDGLFKKSVRRVHKLSDIKPVSTLDLREDGTRGAVSSMGDRSKSVPGLNADDEEEDEDIDNLVNIHKKKFGNSYGSLHSSKMTSGSSMSVYSEAGDYDSVEVSGEIVFSLSYNDSSQSLTILVHECRGLAYADAAKKKCNPYVKAYLLPDKSKKKTSIKHNTNNPSFKETLKFSISRTQLLSRTLQLSVWHNDRFGRNVFLGEVEVPIENHDIESSNAECMALRGKAATASSPFDQYKGELAISLKYVTAKNTNEENLKGKGKKNKAEEGAELHVLIKEAKNLTVMKSGGTIDTFVKGYLLPSKNKNTSKRKTQVVKKTSNPHYDQIFVYKDLSLEQLKDMCLELTIWDRETMSSNDFLGGVRLSLGAVTVNEGKTQWVADSTGEEISLWQKMMQYPDSWAEGTLPLRSSMGRGK